A single window of Deltaproteobacteria bacterium DNA harbors:
- a CDS encoding chloride channel protein has product MFQRLIARISESHTRWIAWGMAVGVLSGISAALFFVALEYATHLTMHELVGAAPPAPPGDALFPASGAPDAEPRRWLLFLLPALGGLLSGLLVYRFAPEAEGAGTDEMIRAFHRARGVVRPRVPLVKAFATIATLASGGSAGKEGPVAQIGGGIGSALASWLGLSARDRRILLLAGTAGGLGAIFRAPLGSAITAIEVLYREDFESDALIPCVISAVTAYVVFVLLVGGQRIFAVPEFPLFSPIEIPGYVGLALLSVPVGRAYIGLFKFLRARVFAKLPGPRALRPMLGGVFVGAIGLFVPEVLGVGWGHLQRAIEGQMLVGTLALVVVAKIVATCLTVGSGGSGGVFGPTLFIGGMLGALVGYGGAALAPAFFPNPAAFVLVGMASYFAGVASAPIGAMLMVTEMTGGYALLPPLMLVSVLAILLARGRSIYDQQVKDRFSSPAHLGDLTLNVLEEMRVADVYRKSERVPSVEPGTRFERVREMVLGSGDATVPVVDSGGRLVGLLTAEQIRPVLDERQLDGFVVAGDIAAKPMALQPDDDLFRAHELFRASGCPQIPVVLAADPEDPCAGRIVGMLDYRDLMRAYERELARRREA; this is encoded by the coding sequence TTGTTCCAGCGCCTGATCGCGCGGATCTCCGAGTCGCACACGCGCTGGATCGCCTGGGGAATGGCGGTCGGCGTGCTCTCGGGGATCTCCGCGGCGCTCTTCTTCGTCGCACTCGAGTACGCGACCCACCTGACGATGCACGAGCTCGTCGGCGCCGCGCCGCCGGCTCCCCCGGGCGACGCGCTCTTTCCAGCATCGGGCGCGCCGGATGCGGAGCCGCGCCGCTGGCTGCTCTTCCTGCTCCCCGCGCTCGGCGGGCTGCTCTCGGGCCTGCTCGTGTATCGCTTCGCGCCCGAGGCCGAAGGCGCCGGCACCGACGAGATGATCCGCGCGTTCCACCGCGCGCGCGGGGTCGTGCGCCCGCGCGTCCCGCTGGTGAAGGCGTTCGCGACCATCGCCACGCTCGCCAGCGGCGGAAGCGCAGGAAAGGAAGGCCCGGTCGCGCAGATCGGCGGCGGAATCGGCTCGGCGCTTGCGAGCTGGCTCGGGCTCTCCGCGCGCGACCGGCGGATCCTGCTGCTCGCGGGCACGGCCGGCGGGCTCGGCGCGATCTTCCGCGCGCCGCTCGGCTCCGCGATCACCGCGATCGAGGTGCTCTACCGCGAGGACTTCGAGAGCGACGCGCTGATCCCGTGCGTGATCTCGGCCGTCACCGCCTACGTCGTCTTCGTGCTACTGGTCGGCGGGCAGCGCATCTTCGCGGTTCCGGAGTTCCCGCTCTTCTCGCCGATCGAGATTCCCGGCTACGTGGGGCTCGCGCTGCTCTCGGTTCCGGTCGGGCGCGCGTACATCGGCCTGTTCAAGTTCCTGCGCGCGCGCGTCTTCGCGAAGCTCCCGGGGCCGCGCGCGCTCCGCCCGATGCTCGGCGGCGTCTTCGTCGGTGCGATCGGCCTGTTCGTGCCCGAGGTCCTCGGCGTGGGCTGGGGGCATCTGCAGCGCGCGATCGAGGGGCAGATGCTCGTGGGCACGCTCGCGCTGGTCGTGGTCGCGAAGATCGTCGCGACCTGTCTCACCGTCGGATCGGGCGGAAGCGGCGGCGTGTTCGGGCCGACGCTCTTCATCGGCGGAATGCTCGGGGCGCTGGTCGGCTACGGCGGCGCAGCGCTCGCGCCCGCGTTCTTCCCGAACCCGGCAGCCTTCGTGCTGGTCGGCATGGCGAGCTACTTCGCCGGCGTGGCTTCGGCGCCGATCGGCGCGATGCTGATGGTCACCGAGATGACCGGCGGCTACGCGCTGCTTCCGCCGCTGATGCTGGTGTCGGTGCTCGCGATCCTGCTCGCGCGCGGCCGCTCGATCTACGATCAGCAGGTGAAGGACCGCTTCTCCTCGCCAGCGCATCTGGGCGACCTGACGCTGAACGTGCTCGAGGAGATGCGCGTCGCCGACGTGTACCGGAAGTCCGAACGCGTGCCGAGCGTCGAGCCCGGCACGCGCTTCGAGCGCGTGCGCGAGATGGTGCTCGGCTCGGGCGACGCGACCGTGCCGGTGGTCGATTCGGGCGGCCGGCTCGTCGGGCTGCTCACCGCGGAGCAGATCCGACCGGTTCTCGACGAGCGACAGCTCGACGGCTTCGTCGTGGCGGGCGACATCGCCGCAAAGCCGATGGCCCTTCAACCCGACGACGATCTGTTCCGCGCGCACGAGCTGTTCCGCGCTTCGGGATGCCCGCAGATTCCCGTCGTGCTCGCCGCCGATCCCGAGGACCCCTGCGCGGGGCGGATCGTCGGCATGCTCGACTACCGCGACCTGATGCGCGCCTACGAGCGCGAGCTCGCGCGCCGGCGCGAGGCCTGA
- a CDS encoding NUDIX domain-containing protein, with protein sequence MARVLLELADEIRALALTGLHYTEGPFDRERYEKLLALAARLASHGATAEPERLELVFRAADRGYVTPKLDVRLALFRGESVLLVRERMDGRWALPGGFVDVGDSPSDAAVREAAEEAGVVARVQRLAGVFDTRLQPDCPPHLFHIHKLVFTGRLVDPDAEPIAGSEATDARYWPLAALPELSLGRTLPLHLREALRVARDPKALPYFD encoded by the coding sequence GTGGCGCGCGTGCTGCTCGAGCTGGCCGACGAGATCCGGGCGCTCGCGCTCACCGGACTGCACTACACCGAGGGCCCGTTCGACCGCGAGCGCTACGAGAAGCTGCTCGCGCTCGCGGCGCGGCTCGCCTCGCACGGGGCGACCGCGGAGCCCGAGAGACTCGAGCTGGTCTTCCGCGCCGCGGACCGGGGCTACGTGACGCCGAAGCTCGACGTGCGCCTCGCGCTCTTCCGCGGGGAATCGGTGCTCCTGGTCCGCGAGCGCATGGACGGGCGCTGGGCGCTGCCGGGCGGCTTCGTCGACGTGGGCGACAGCCCGTCGGACGCTGCGGTTCGCGAGGCGGCCGAAGAGGCCGGCGTGGTCGCGCGCGTGCAGCGTCTGGCCGGCGTATTCGACACGCGCCTGCAGCCGGACTGTCCGCCGCACCTGTTCCACATCCACAAGCTGGTGTTCACGGGGCGGCTGGTCGATCCCGACGCCGAGCCGATTGCGGGAAGCGAGGCGACCGACGCGAGGTACTGGCCGCTCGCGGCGTTGCCCGAGCTCTCGCTCGGGCGAACCCTGCCGCTTCACCTGCGCGAGGCGCTTCGCGTCGCGCGCGACCCGAAGGCGCTGCCCTACTTCGACTGA
- a CDS encoding YfcE family phosphodiesterase, which translates to MRIGVISDTHDNARNVARIVELLRGAGVSRVVHTGDITRPDTLGVLARLELPIVGVYGNNDVEREALGRAARHFGIELVEPPLELHWAGRRITVVHDRYAHGDLALHDRDVVLHGHEHRHSLERSSGTLIWNPGECAGLVAGQNSVGVLDLAALEPERLRF; encoded by the coding sequence ATGCGCATCGGGGTGATCAGCGACACGCACGACAACGCGCGAAACGTGGCGCGGATCGTCGAGCTCCTGCGCGGCGCGGGCGTATCGCGCGTGGTCCACACCGGGGACATCACCCGGCCCGACACGTTGGGCGTGCTGGCCCGGCTCGAGCTGCCGATCGTCGGCGTGTACGGGAACAACGACGTCGAGCGCGAGGCGCTCGGCCGGGCCGCACGGCACTTCGGCATCGAGCTGGTGGAGCCGCCGCTCGAGCTGCACTGGGCGGGCCGACGGATCACCGTCGTTCACGATCGGTACGCGCACGGCGATCTCGCGCTCCACGACCGGGACGTGGTCCTGCACGGCCACGAGCACCGCCACTCGCTCGAGCGATCGAGCGGAACCCTGATCTGGAACCCCGGCGAGTGCGCGGGTCTGGTCGCGGGGCAGAACTCGGTGGGCGTGCTCGACCTGGCCGCGCTCGAGCCCGAGCGGCTGCGGTTCTAG
- the rimO gene encoding 30S ribosomal protein S12 methylthiotransferase RimO gives MSSSPTPPRVYFRTLGCAKNQVDSEVMLGSLALGGYAIAEQLADAEVAIVNTCSFIQAAREESIQEILELADCKQRGELQALVVAGCLPQRYGADLAKELPEVDAFVGTGQFQNIARILDDARSGRSRGVYVDAGRTHLYDESSPRLLIGARHSAYLKIAEGCDRVCAFCAIPAIRGRFQSRTLDSIVAEARQLAEQGVREVNVISQDTLSWGKDLDGRPRIDALIRALDAVDGLDWVRLLYLYPSALGDAVIDAFAGARRVLPYIDVPLQHASDSQLRAMKRGVTAERQRRLVARLRERIPGAVLRTTFIVGFPGETDADFETLCEFVRETRFERVGVFRYSDEEGTSAQALGEKVARSVSRKRHRELMKLQRGIMREQLSARIGESVRVLVDSGSAGYSVGRTWSQAPEVDGCVMLRGRARTGELVNARITGVRDVDLEAEVVS, from the coding sequence ATGTCGTCCTCCCCGACACCGCCGCGCGTCTACTTCCGGACGCTTGGCTGCGCCAAGAACCAGGTGGACTCCGAGGTCATGCTCGGGTCGCTCGCGCTCGGCGGCTACGCGATCGCCGAGCAGCTCGCGGATGCCGAGGTCGCGATCGTCAACACCTGCTCGTTCATCCAGGCCGCCCGCGAGGAGTCGATCCAGGAGATCCTCGAGCTCGCGGACTGCAAGCAGCGCGGCGAGCTGCAGGCGCTGGTGGTCGCGGGCTGCCTGCCCCAGCGTTACGGCGCGGATCTCGCCAAGGAGCTGCCCGAGGTCGACGCGTTCGTCGGCACGGGCCAGTTCCAGAACATCGCCCGGATCCTCGACGACGCGCGCTCCGGGCGCTCGCGCGGCGTGTACGTCGACGCCGGACGAACCCATCTCTACGACGAGTCGAGCCCACGGCTGCTGATCGGCGCGCGCCACTCCGCCTACCTGAAGATCGCCGAGGGCTGCGACCGCGTCTGCGCGTTCTGTGCGATCCCGGCGATCCGCGGCCGCTTCCAGAGCCGCACGCTCGACTCGATCGTGGCCGAGGCGCGGCAGCTCGCGGAGCAGGGCGTGCGCGAGGTGAACGTGATCTCGCAGGACACGCTCTCCTGGGGAAAGGACCTGGATGGCCGGCCGCGGATCGACGCCCTGATCCGCGCTCTCGACGCGGTCGACGGGCTGGACTGGGTCCGCCTGCTGTATCTGTATCCGAGCGCGCTCGGCGACGCGGTGATCGACGCGTTCGCGGGAGCCCGGCGGGTCCTGCCCTACATCGACGTTCCGCTGCAGCACGCCAGTGACTCGCAGCTGCGCGCGATGAAGCGCGGAGTCACCGCCGAGCGCCAGCGCCGGCTGGTCGCACGCTTGCGCGAGCGGATTCCGGGCGCGGTCCTGCGCACGACCTTCATCGTCGGCTTTCCCGGCGAGACCGATGCGGACTTCGAGACGCTGTGCGAGTTCGTGCGCGAGACGCGCTTCGAGCGGGTGGGCGTGTTCCGCTACTCCGACGAGGAGGGCACCAGCGCGCAGGCGCTCGGCGAGAAGGTGGCGCGATCGGTCTCGCGCAAGCGGCACCGCGAGCTGATGAAGCTGCAGCGCGGGATCATGCGCGAGCAGCTCTCGGCGCGGATCGGCGAGAGCGTGCGCGTGCTCGTCGATTCGGGATCCGCCGGCTACTCGGTCGGCCGCACCTGGTCGCAGGCGCCCGAGGTCGACGGCTGCGTGATGCTCCGCGGGCGCGCGCGCACGGGCGAGCTCGTGAACGCGCGGATCACGGGCGTTCGCGACGTGGATCTCGAGGCCGAGGTCGTCTCCTAG
- a CDS encoding HAD family hydrolase, translating into MDARANQLPLAEIDTLFLDAGGTLITMDFGLVARELAALGHACRADALARAEAAARPLISRAVASGGSTEGRDVFSAYVDLVLRRALSLADDARSALVSALVPRIRFPGRSLELWSAVIPGVPAALARLRAAGYRLVVVSNADGTVEEGLTRAGLRPYLHAVVDSHVVGFEKPDPRIFDHALSLFGSDPTRTLHVGDMYAADVVGARAAGLHALLLDPHGDWGEVDCPLTASVPSLASRLLELREAR; encoded by the coding sequence ATGGACGCGCGCGCGAACCAGCTTCCGCTGGCCGAGATCGACACCCTCTTCCTCGACGCGGGCGGGACGCTGATCACGATGGATTTCGGGCTCGTCGCGCGCGAGCTCGCGGCGCTGGGCCATGCCTGCCGCGCGGACGCGCTCGCGCGCGCCGAGGCCGCGGCCCGGCCGCTGATCTCGCGCGCGGTAGCAAGCGGCGGCTCGACCGAGGGGCGCGACGTGTTCTCCGCGTACGTCGATCTGGTCCTGCGCCGCGCGCTCTCGCTCGCGGACGACGCGCGATCCGCTCTGGTGTCGGCGCTCGTGCCGCGGATCCGCTTTCCGGGTCGCTCGCTCGAGCTCTGGTCGGCCGTGATTCCCGGCGTGCCCGCGGCGCTCGCGCGGCTGCGCGCGGCCGGCTACCGGCTGGTCGTGGTCTCGAATGCCGACGGCACCGTCGAGGAGGGCCTGACGCGCGCGGGGCTGCGGCCGTACCTGCACGCGGTCGTCGACTCGCACGTGGTCGGATTCGAGAAGCCCGACCCGCGCATCTTCGACCACGCGCTCTCGCTCTTCGGCAGCGACCCGACGCGCACGCTCCACGTCGGCGACATGTACGCGGCCGACGTCGTCGGCGCGCGCGCGGCGGGGCTGCACGCGCTGCTGCTCGATCCACACGGCGACTGGGGCGAGGTGGACTGCCCGCTCACCGCAAGCGTGCCGTCGCTCGCGTCGCGGCTGCTCGAGCTTCGCGAGGCGCGCTAG
- a CDS encoding MBL fold metallo-hydrolase — MLRRALGIGIALLACAAFAGESTDVDPLRAPHRNPDGTFFNPWRPFETSFVDFLRWRFSSNAPDKSAAPVLPRVANDGRSLAGMQHSSELTWVGHATVAIHDGDDVVLTDPHFSDRALLPERALPPGVPLEAIPSDAFAVVSHSHYDHLDSWTVENLPASVGWYVPLGMGEFLRERGRDDVTELDWWQSAKRGRWTITCLPSQHWSRRSIGDTNRMLWCAWLLDSGEYTYFFAGDTGYFQGFAAYGREFDPIDVALLPIGAYEPRWFMKDQHMDPAEAYQAFRDLRAKTLVPIHWGTFDLTDEPLDLPPRELDRAVREAGGDPSDVRVLAIGERWHVPKGD; from the coding sequence ATGCTGCGCCGCGCGCTCGGAATCGGGATCGCCCTGCTCGCCTGCGCGGCGTTCGCCGGCGAGTCGACCGACGTCGATCCGCTGCGCGCGCCCCACCGGAATCCCGACGGCACGTTCTTCAATCCCTGGCGCCCGTTCGAGACGAGCTTCGTCGACTTCCTGCGCTGGCGCTTCTCGAGCAACGCCCCCGACAAGAGCGCCGCGCCGGTGCTTCCACGCGTAGCGAACGACGGCCGCTCGCTCGCCGGGATGCAGCACTCCTCCGAGCTCACCTGGGTCGGACACGCGACCGTCGCGATCCACGACGGCGACGACGTGGTGCTGACCGACCCGCACTTCTCCGACCGGGCGCTCCTGCCCGAGCGCGCGCTACCGCCCGGCGTTCCGCTCGAGGCGATCCCCTCGGACGCGTTCGCGGTCGTGTCGCACTCGCACTACGACCACCTGGATTCGTGGACGGTCGAGAACCTGCCGGCGAGCGTCGGCTGGTACGTGCCGCTCGGCATGGGGGAGTTCCTCCGCGAGCGCGGCCGCGACGACGTGACCGAGCTCGACTGGTGGCAGAGCGCGAAGCGCGGCCGCTGGACGATCACCTGCCTGCCGTCGCAGCACTGGTCGCGGCGCTCGATCGGCGACACGAACCGGATGCTCTGGTGCGCGTGGCTGCTCGACTCGGGCGAGTACACCTACTTCTTCGCCGGGGACACCGGCTACTTCCAGGGCTTCGCGGCGTACGGCCGCGAGTTCGACCCGATCGACGTGGCGCTGCTGCCGATCGGCGCGTACGAGCCGCGCTGGTTCATGAAGGATCAGCACATGGACCCCGCCGAGGCGTACCAGGCGTTTCGCGACCTGCGCGCGAAGACGCTCGTGCCGATCCACTGGGGCACGTTCGACCTGACCGACGAGCCGCTCGACCTGCCGCCGCGCGAGCTCGACCGCGCGGTGCGCGAGGCCGGCGGCGACCCGTCGGACGTGCGCGTGCTCGCCATCGGCGAGCGCTGGCACGTGCCGAAGGGGGACTGA
- a CDS encoding DUF393 domain-containing protein — MREPPDTVFYDGGCALCHGSVVYLLARDRDGSRFRFAPIGGARFRAELSEAERAGLPDAIAVRTADGRLLVRSAAALRLGERLGGAHRVFARVLALVPAHLRDALYDAIARSRYRVFGRKDEACPVIAPELRGRFDLRP, encoded by the coding sequence ATGCGCGAGCCGCCCGACACGGTCTTCTACGACGGCGGCTGCGCGCTGTGCCACGGCTCGGTCGTGTACCTGCTCGCGCGCGACCGCGACGGCTCGCGCTTCCGCTTCGCGCCGATCGGCGGAGCGCGCTTTCGCGCGGAGCTCTCCGAGGCGGAACGCGCGGGCCTTCCCGACGCGATCGCCGTGCGCACCGCGGACGGTCGCCTGCTCGTGCGCTCGGCCGCCGCGCTGCGCCTCGGCGAGCGGCTGGGCGGTGCGCACCGCGTGTTCGCTCGCGTGCTCGCGCTCGTCCCGGCGCACCTGCGCGACGCGCTCTACGACGCGATCGCGCGCTCGCGCTACCGCGTCTTCGGCCGCAAGGACGAGGCTTGTCCGGTGATCGCGCCGGAGCTGCGGGGGCGCTTCGACCTGCGTCCTTGA
- a CDS encoding rhomboid family intramembrane serine protease, with protein sequence MIPIRDTLHSHRSPLVNYALIALCTIAFVLELRAGADIDALLHDWALVPSRFVSLIARDGLLDSAPYRPLLSSMFLHGSIAHFAGNMLFLWVFGDNVEDRLGHLRYGLFYLAGGVVAGLAHVAASPESIVPTIGASGAIAAVMGAYMLLYPHAHVHTLVIFVFIVRVISVPAVVWLGLWFVFQVIAGAQEASVPGQGGVAWWAHAGGFAFGAAVVLVFGLRAPRAAAAR encoded by the coding sequence ATGATCCCGATTCGAGACACGCTCCACTCGCACCGGTCTCCGCTGGTGAACTACGCGTTGATCGCGCTCTGCACGATCGCCTTCGTCCTCGAGCTTCGCGCGGGAGCGGACATCGACGCGCTGCTGCACGACTGGGCGCTGGTGCCGTCGCGATTCGTCTCGCTGATCGCGCGCGACGGACTGCTCGACTCCGCGCCCTACCGGCCGCTGCTGAGCTCGATGTTCCTGCACGGGAGCATCGCGCACTTCGCGGGGAACATGCTGTTCCTCTGGGTCTTCGGCGACAACGTCGAGGATCGCCTCGGGCACCTCCGCTACGGGCTCTTCTACCTCGCGGGCGGCGTGGTCGCGGGCCTGGCGCACGTGGCCGCGAGCCCCGAGTCGATCGTGCCCACGATCGGCGCCAGCGGCGCGATCGCCGCCGTGATGGGCGCGTACATGCTGCTCTACCCGCACGCGCACGTTCACACGCTGGTGATCTTCGTCTTCATCGTGCGCGTGATCTCGGTTCCCGCGGTCGTCTGGCTCGGGCTCTGGTTCGTCTTCCAGGTGATCGCGGGCGCGCAGGAGGCCTCGGTTCCCGGCCAGGGCGGCGTCGCGTGGTGGGCCCACGCGGGCGGCTTCGCCTTCGGCGCTGCCGTCGTGCTCGTGTTCGGGCTGCGCGCGCCGCGCGCGGCGGCCGCGCGCTAG
- a CDS encoding antibiotic biosynthesis monooxygenase, which produces MVTIGMNYTVLEGKGQIFEDACARVIETMKGIDGHSESRLFKEVGPDARTYLIVSVWASEEAFRAFIASDAFKKVTNWGALNILAGRPSHTVYH; this is translated from the coding sequence ATGGTCACGATCGGGATGAACTACACGGTCCTCGAGGGGAAGGGGCAGATCTTCGAGGACGCGTGCGCGCGCGTGATCGAGACCATGAAGGGCATCGACGGTCACTCCGAGTCGCGCCTGTTCAAGGAGGTGGGCCCGGACGCGCGGACCTACCTGATCGTCTCGGTCTGGGCCAGCGAGGAGGCGTTCCGCGCCTTCATCGCCTCCGACGCGTTCAAGAAGGTCACGAACTGGGGCGCGCTGAACATCCTCGCCGGCCGGCCGAGCCACACCGTCTATCACTGA
- a CDS encoding sulfurtransferase, whose translation MVVYDRLGGFSAGRVWWTLRYAGHERVSLLDGGFAGWVAQGRPVTAAVPGFPQAEFRARPRPELLRDKADVLRIVRDGGAQIVDARSAERFRGEGEEHTRRKGHIPGSRSVPYDRNLRGDPPSFRSLSELRDVYARAGVDLERPIVTTCGSGVTAALDAFALALLGHRNVSVYDGSWAEWGDCDDVPIATGDQ comes from the coding sequence GTGGTCGTGTACGACCGGCTCGGCGGCTTCTCGGCCGGGCGCGTCTGGTGGACGCTGCGCTACGCGGGACACGAGCGCGTCTCGCTCCTCGACGGCGGCTTCGCAGGCTGGGTCGCGCAGGGACGCCCGGTGACCGCGGCGGTGCCGGGTTTTCCGCAGGCCGAGTTCCGCGCCCGGCCCAGGCCGGAGCTGCTCCGCGACAAGGCGGACGTCCTTCGCATCGTGCGCGACGGCGGCGCGCAGATCGTCGACGCGCGCTCCGCCGAGCGCTTCCGCGGCGAGGGCGAGGAGCACACCCGCCGCAAGGGCCACATACCCGGCTCGAGATCGGTCCCCTACGACCGGAACCTGCGCGGCGACCCGCCGTCGTTCAGGTCGCTCTCCGAGCTGCGCGACGTCTACGCGCGCGCGGGCGTGGATCTCGAGCGGCCGATCGTCACGACCTGCGGCTCGGGAGTCACCGCCGCGCTCGACGCCTTCGCGCTGGCCCTGCTCGGACACCGGAACGTGTCGGTCTACGACGGTTCCTGGGCCGAGTGGGGCGACTGCGACGACGTTCCGATCGCGACCGGAGATCAGTGA
- a CDS encoding deoxyhypusine synthase (transforms a conserved lysine residue of initiation factor 5A into deoxyhypusine), translating to MRGRIAARLVASARLEWRMAMAKHETPSSEAVWSAKPLSARELERKSELLAQRVRALAPSQTRSVADFVRALGGMSIQARNLGRCYEVLEAMLRDPDRPTILLGLAGPLIAGGLRQVIRELVEHNLVDVVVSTGAILYQDVYQARGWAHYRGSVQADDAALRELYVDRIYDTYVDEVGFADTDTWIGRIADQLAPGAYSSRQFMDQIADRLDDPLSIVATCRRHGVPMFLPALNDSSIGIGLTEHHHRRVVANEPGVVISSIQDNYELTQIVARSPATAAFFVAGGVPKNYINDAVVSSYVLGQPDHGHRYALQVTTAVSADGGLSGSTLDEAESWGKVRHGASRAMAWLEPTVSLSLLATAAIQEELAKGRSRLRMSWNGQILERLETAAGG from the coding sequence ATGCGCGGCAGGATAGCAGCTCGTCTCGTCGCGTCTGCCCGGCTAGAGTGGCGGATGGCGATGGCGAAGCACGAGACACCGAGCTCGGAAGCCGTCTGGTCGGCGAAGCCGCTCTCCGCGCGGGAGCTCGAGCGCAAGTCCGAGCTGCTGGCGCAGCGCGTGCGCGCGCTCGCTCCGAGCCAGACGCGCAGCGTCGCCGACTTCGTGCGCGCTCTCGGCGGAATGAGCATCCAGGCGCGCAACCTCGGACGGTGTTACGAGGTGCTCGAGGCGATGCTTCGCGATCCCGATCGGCCGACCATCCTGCTCGGGCTCGCCGGACCGCTGATCGCGGGCGGCTTGCGCCAGGTGATTCGCGAGCTGGTCGAGCACAACCTGGTCGACGTGGTCGTCTCGACCGGAGCGATCCTGTACCAGGACGTCTACCAGGCGCGCGGCTGGGCGCACTATCGCGGCTCGGTCCAGGCCGACGACGCGGCGCTTCGCGAGCTCTACGTCGACCGCATCTACGACACCTACGTGGACGAGGTCGGCTTCGCCGACACCGACACCTGGATCGGCCGCATCGCGGACCAGCTCGCGCCCGGCGCGTACTCGAGCCGGCAGTTCATGGACCAGATCGCCGATCGCCTCGACGACCCGCTCTCGATCGTCGCGACCTGCCGGCGGCACGGCGTGCCGATGTTCCTGCCCGCGCTGAACGACAGCTCGATCGGGATCGGATTGACCGAGCACCACCACCGCCGCGTCGTCGCGAACGAGCCGGGCGTCGTGATCAGCTCGATCCAGGACAACTACGAGCTGACCCAGATCGTCGCGCGCTCGCCGGCGACCGCGGCGTTCTTCGTCGCGGGCGGCGTGCCGAAGAACTACATCAACGACGCGGTCGTCTCGAGCTACGTGCTCGGCCAGCCCGACCACGGCCACCGCTACGCGCTCCAGGTCACCACCGCGGTCTCCGCGGACGGGGGCCTCTCGGGCTCGACGCTCGACGAGGCGGAGAGCTGGGGCAAGGTGCGGCACGGCGCGTCGCGCGCGATGGCCTGGCTGGAGCCGACGGTCTCGCTCTCGCTGCTCGCCACCGCGGCGATCCAGGAAGAGCTCGCGAAGGGGCGCTCGCGGCTGCGCATGAGCTGGAACGGGCAGATCCTCGAGCGGCTCGAGACCGCTGCGGGAGGCTAG